In Phoenix dactylifera cultivar Barhee BC4 chromosome 1, palm_55x_up_171113_PBpolish2nd_filt_p, whole genome shotgun sequence, the genomic stretch ATTTAATCCTCAAATTTGGACCCGATCCATGCTCGATGTAGGGTGACCCATCAACCCAAAAACCAAAGCCCAAAAACCAAGCGATGCATGGCTGGAACATATTGGATGATGTCCAGACCCGATGGCACCATATAATTACACCTTATTCAGAAAAGCATATTTTTATTTctcataaaaataatatatatatatatatatatatatatatatatatatatatatatatatatatatatatatatatatatatatatatatgaaccaCCTTGCGTATACCTTTTAGTTGCTCTTCAATTTGCCATAAAATAaagcaaataatataatatatcccaaccaaaaaaaaagtacaaGTCAACTCCTCCGCATCCAGACGCACCATATATTATATTCCACGTTAGCCATTAATCTGGATTGTGGGGCCATACAAATCCAAGTCAGCGGTGGATCCTCTCTCCAAAGGCCATCTCCCATGTTCTATAAACTTGGTGGATATCTGCAACACCCCAGCCCCTTATCGGAGTTGCTGCcggattttttttgttctttttcccCATTCGTCGGCTGCTACCGGCACCATAACCGATGTAAATCATCATCATAAGCCAGGTAACGACTCGAAATTATTAGATCTATCTTTTTCTCCTCCTTCAGTGATCTTTGGAAGTCCAATTCGGCCAGTGATCGCCGAACTTTTGGCAAAAGGGGGGGATGCTATGTTTTCCCTATTTTTAAAATCCAACCTTTTTTTCTTCCGATTCCAACAGGTTTCGTCACCAGTTTTTGTCACTGAGGCCTCCCTCCATTCCTCCGCATCATGGCCAGAGATCTGGCCGTTGGATTTATCTTGTTTCATGACTTGAGAGATTGGAACCCttgtttttgaatatttttgGCGCTGTCGGCCACCTATTGGTCGGCTTTGGGTCTCTGACCCCAGGCACCTCCCACAACCaccctctttttttctctttcttggtTAGAGAGAGAAACTAGGATGCTAAGTGCATAGTACTAATTTTCAATGATACCATAAATCATGTTCATggtactaatttttattttcaaaagtcTATTATTGATTTCTTGTAGGGAGCATTTAAGATTAAATGCACTCAAGCGCAACCTAgactatatatatttaaaatttttataataaaatatatcaaTAATTCTTTAGTTTCCTACACCAATATCTTTCTcttattgttattttattttaattgtggaTCCGTTTAATACTCAAATTTGGACATGATCCACGCTCGATGTATGGTTGACGCATCAACCAAACGTGGCTTAAAGTTTTATATCTACCCAAAAACCAaagcccccaaaaaaaaaagcaacatgGGTTCCGAGGGAGGTAGAGGCATgggctttttttaaaaattgcaCCTTATTCAGAAAAGCATATTTTTATTTCtcataaaaataagaaacatatatatatatatatatatatatatatatatatatatatatatatatatatatatatatgaaccaCCTTACGTATTCTTTTTGGTTGCTCCTCAATTGCCATAAAATAaagcaaataatataatatattccaACCGAAATAAAGTAAAAGTCAACTCCCCCTTATCCAGACGCGCCACATATTATACTCCCCGCTAGCTATTAATCTGGAATGTGGGGCCCATGCAAATTCAAGTCAACGGTggatcctctctctccctccctctctctctctctctctctccaaaggCCATCTCCCATGTTCTATAAACTTGGAGGACATCTGTAATATCCCATCCACATTTATCGAAGTTGtcatcagatttttttttttcttcttccccatGCATCGACTGCTACTAGCACCATAACCGCAGAAAATCATCATCGAATGCTAGGTAAGGACTCGAAATCATTAGATCTACCTTCTTTTCCCCCTTCAGTAACCCTTAGAAGCCTAATTCCGATAAGAGATTGCTGAATTTTTGACAGAAAAAGGATATGCTTTGTTTCCCTGTTTTTGGAAACTAGCCCCTTTTTCTTTCAATTCCGGCAGATTCTGTCACTAATTCTTGTAACTGAGATCTCCCTCCGTTCCTTCGCAGTGGCCTATGGTTATGGCCGGAGATCCAGCTGCCGGATTTGTCCTGTTTCATGACTTTAgagatttgaacccttatttTTGACTATTTTTGGCACCGCCGGTTGCCAGTCGCCACCGTTGTCAGCCTCTTTTTGGTCGGCTTTGGGTCCTTGACCTCGGGCACCACCCACAGCCATactcttccttcctctttcttAGTTAGAAagaacttttctttctctctcttatttctttctcttttctgtcCATTCTCTCTCTATTTATCTATCTACATGATTTGGGGCTCAGTAGAGGGTCCTGGGTCTTTACTTTGTAGACTCCAAATTGGCCCAAATAGGAGGTTCTGGACTGGTTTAGTTGTGATCTTTCAATATGTTGACTTTTACCCAACTTTTATTGGCATCCTGGTCGTTATTGGATTCCACTAGATTTGGCCATCTTCGATCGCTATAAGTAACATGTATCTTAATTtgatctttgattggatagaatgaaCTTGACCGGACCGATCGGATTGCTGGGCTTTACTGCTCGATTAGTCCTATCCTTCTTCATCCTTATCAAGCATGAAGCCTTGTCTTTCCATTGTTCGGGTCCAAGTTGGCTCCTATTAGGAGGCCTTGAATCATCTCGGTACTCGAGCGGTATTATCAGCCCGATACCCTAGCCCTGTCAAGTATCCCTAGAATATGGTTATCCTTGATCTTTATTGAATCACTTAAATCATGTCTGATTTTGACCAATTCAGTTCACTTTGTTCAGACCAACTCATGCAATCGGGTACTACTGTCTAATTGACATTGCCATTCATCCATCCTGATTTGGGCATTAGGTCGTATCCCCAATAGtatcttaatttttaattttatttggcttttaagttaatgataaaattaataataCTCTAATGATATTAAAACAGGTAAGTATCTCTAATAGTATCTTAATTTTTAACTTTATTTGGCTTCTAAGAtaatgataaaataaataatactctAATGATATTAAAACAGGTAAACCCGACCCATCTAATTAAAGTGGGATTTTTGAAGCGAGAAGAAGTAAGTAatctaatgcttcaaagtgtatttttcaaattcttagtaaaataataattagtttattaaatttgattataatatttgttttatacttGGTTAAATGGGTCAAACATGTTATTGTTATGAtcgtaattattttaaattatgttatgtgttatattatgaaatttgaaaacatgaccgggcaaattatgaaatttattttatatatatgtatgtttaGCATGGCTATGATTTGGCCCCCTTAATGAAGATTATTCGTTGGCCCTGTTGACTTGTAATCTAATAAACTGATTTCGACACCAAATCACCGGTAAGTAGAATAGTAGTATTTAGACACTGtatagaatagtggtatttggcatTTTGTGCATTCTATATCTGGCCTATGCCACTAGGTTATCTGATTGATGTTGGATTTCTAATATTAgtttatgaaaataatattaaattttaagaGAGATATATGTATTATTCAAACATTGATTTTTTTTCGGTCAGTATCACGCTCTTtaattacttatttatttagcaTGTTTAGACTCTACTTTTTAGTGTTATATTGCTTACTGGACTCGTATTgctcattattcttttttttttttgggagaagTGGGCTAGATCTTCTTAAGATATTTGCAATTATTGCAGTTCTAGTTTAGTTAgaacaatttatttgatttgACTTAATTAGCATATTTTGACTTTTGTTACTTTGGAACAATTgattattagaataattttgcTTAGATCTTGATTAAATCAATTTTCGAGGATCGaagaatttttattattattgttttaaGATTATTATGGCTTAATCTGTAGCTTTGCATGGTCCGCAGAGGAGATGCTGTGTCTATTACGCTTTGAATTTGGGATGCGCTTCTAACAATATCGGTTCTCCCCTTCCACGCTTCTAACAACAGCTTGCGCCCTTTGAGACCTCCCAGCTATGGCTTGGTTTCCTAGGGGCCTTTCTCTCCCCTTCTCCACCATCTCTTTCATCCTCTTTTGTTCAATGGCGGTCTCGGTGTCGACCGCCGATCTCTTCGAGGAGTTCAAGCACCCCAGCGAGAAGAAGACCCATCTGCACCTGTACCTCCACGACATCGTCGCCGGGGGCAACTTCACAACCGTGAGGGCTGTGACGGCAAATGCATCACTCCCGCCCAGCTTCGGGGACCTTATTGTGCTCGACGACCCGCTGACGGCAGGACCGAGCCCGACGTCGAAGCTGCTCGGACGGGCTCAGGGATTCTGCGCTTTTGCATCGCAGCAGGCTCGGCATCCTGCACTTGCACTGGCCATGAATCTCGTGTTCGCAGCAGGGAAGTACAAGGGGAGCACGCTAACGATACTGGGGAGGAATCCTCCCTTGCAGACGACGAGGGAAATGCCTGTGGTTGGAGGCAGTGGGAGATTCCGGATGGCCCGGGGATATGCTATCGCCAAGACTTTCTCTTTTAACACAACAAGTGGGGATTCAGTCGTGGAGTACAATCTTTACGTGCTGCATTACTGAGCTTGCACTGTTGATTTGCTATCCACTTGCCGGCTCGCATTCGCTGAAGAGTTTATGCAAGGGAGTGAATAAAGCTTGGGTAAATGGCTTCTTATCGATTGATATTAATGCAAGGGAGTGCTCATAGAGATTCTTATCGATTGGCATCTCCACCTCCTCCTTCCTTATTTAATGTCTCAAGAGAAAGTGATGAATCAAACATGATAAAATTTGGCCAGAATTGATGGAGagattcaaaaataaatatctatGCAAATCTTTTTAGATGTCCCTTGTGTGCGCATTAAGTTGATACAGAGTTGTCAATTAAATGGTATGACATAATGTTGCGCTTGATTATAGGACGCAATGTGTGGATCGATTATAGATTTTCCCTCCAAGAAAAATTGTCGGTTATAGATATATTATTGTCGGTACAACTAAAATATGCCAAAATTCGTGGATCTTTTTCATGCCATGGCTTTTTTTGGTCGGCAAGACAATGATAAGAAGAACATTTTAGCTGTGCAAACACTTTGGAATAACATTACGGGCTCGATGCttaaagtgaaatagagatgaCCACATCAGTGGTATGCCACCCTAGAGAAATTATTGCACCACATCAGTGCTAAGCCATCCTCGCCAAGTTAACAAGCTTGTCAACACCTTGCTCATTGTTCATAAACCAAGTTAACATGCAAGCTTGTCAACACCTTGCTAGCTCATTGTTCATAAACCAAGTTAACATGCAAGCTTGTCAACACCTTGACCATGTTCATAAACTACATGAATGACAGATACTAAATACATTACCAAAACTATTAGTCAACTCATCGGTCCATCCTATATCTGACAAATACTTAGAAGCCCAACTCTGATACCTAAAAAAAATTGAGCTGGTTTGATGCAATTCCATTCTATTTTTTGTATTGGCCTTTTTCAAGTATAAGTGGAAGTTGCAAAACAGCTTAAGCGACTTTATCGAGTAAAAACCGAAATTGTCAAAAATatcgccgttgccggggatcgaACCCGGGTCACCCGCGTGACAGGCGGGAATACTCACCACTATACTACAACGACCTCGTTAAAATAGGCGCCATAAAACGACCGTAATATATATTGCTTGCAAATATTACAAGTCAACTGTTTTGGAGGTTTGGAGGTTGGTGCATCTTATGCTACTTCAAAGAgaacttttattttttactttatttGAGAGATTCTGTTGGAAATAATTGGTTTTGGACTTTATGTGTATATTAAGATGTCCAAACCAAAAGTAATCATAAGTAACAAACAAAATTCTTCATATGCCAACCTACATATCTCCACAACTCTATTGGTACTATCCATTTTGGAGTTCCTTGGTGCAAAACCAAAAGACTTttggaataattaaattttgattgcAAGCATTTTAAGAATTGCAAActttttttcaaaacaaatatTGTAAGAGTTATGTTTAAAaatgtaagtttttttttttcaaagagtATTCCATCATGCATATTGATCCCATATGCAAGttattctttttgttttgttttcaaaGAGTATCCACCATTCATATTGATCCAACTAGTTGCACCCTCAAATTCAATAATAATTGAGTCCAGTCCATGGTTAATTATTgaacaaaaaaatatgaaattgtaTTAAAAAATAGTTTCCAAATTAACAATTTCTATTCATAAGTCAAGAATTCCTTTATACAGATAATGCTAAGTTAATCCCACATCTTCATTGAAAAAGTGTAAACCCAATTCTCAATGCGACACACGAGGAGTTAAGTTGTTACTTGGAGACCTAACGTTAATATTGCATGTGTTAATTCCCAAAAAGGCCAGGTTTTTTACACCCTTGTCGAGAAATTTtcaggagagaaaaatatagtTTTATAACATAGATACGAAAGCTAAGGCATAAATTATTCTTAAGTTTTAATGTTACTTtggataaatcaaaaaatagataCATCTAAGTTCTTATTGGCATGTATAGTTTTTTGAAGGATTTATGATGTAGCAtaaatgtttttatttttttttcaaaagatatAGAGTTGTCTGTTTATGAAAAATCATTCAATTTGATTGCTTAATGATATCTCCCAAGTGTCAACATAGGGTGAAGTGAGTGGGAGTGGACGAATGGGAATGTGTTTTATAtgtgagaaagagagggatATTATATGAGAGGGAGTGGATTAGGGAGATTGTAGGTTTTTTAGTGAATCCCATTTTGTGATTAAATCATGAATAACAAGAGAGAGATATAAAGAGTGGGTAAAGATGTGGCTGCCAGCTAGTGGCTGGTACCCAATGAGAAATTACTAAATGCACTTCATGCATAGCCATATTGGTGTACGCTACGAATCATCGAAATGTATTAGTGTAGGTTCCATTCATCCCGCACTAATCTCGGTAATTGCCTCACACCAATACACCTGAGCAATTGGTAGTGTGCACCAGCATGGCCATACACTTTTTTAGTGTCCATAGCATGGCTAGTTGGGAGTCAACTAAGGAATAAGTAGGAAAACATCTAATGAAACGAATTGGGAAAGAGAGGTTGAGGGTTTCTAATAGGTTATACCTTGGTATTAAATGGTgtttagagagagagatagagaaatATTAGCAAGTATGCAGGATTTTAGAGTAGCTTTCTCATTTGAATAGTCATCCAATTAGAGTCCTGAACAATAAGGTCCAATCCTAGCGCATAAGAGACAAACTGATATACAAGATACAAAGGTTACGTAAGAGAAGCAAATCGTGAGACATTTAGGAGAGAGATTTACCACAAGAATTTTGAATGCCGATCTCGTCTAGTAGAAGAACTATATGTTTTCCAAATTGATCATGAGCGTAATctatataatataaatttgGAAAGGCATACTAAAGGTAATCCCAATATGGGAAAATTTGTCCCAACAAGTTCAGTTGGTAAAGTAATTGTAGGTTGGTCTCAATGACTTGGGTTTCTCCCACCCTCATCTAAAATGAATAACAAACTGGATTTTGTACACCAAATCGGAGTAGGCTACTCCTTTGAGGTTTTGATTTGCTCCTAGTAATCCAGCAAAAACCCAGTCTAGATACAAGTTAGGTCACCATCAAGGTATATAtaaatgtgtgtgtgtgtgtaaagcAAAAATCCTTCTACCACTGAATTTTCTTAGCTTCATTGATCTCCCATCCCTCCGGCACTACTTATACTAGCACTGGGACAGTGAAAAATCGTTGATTAAAATCGTCACAGGTACTTCTGTTTTGATATGAAGGTATACTACTTCCAATCGTTGATTGAGCTTGATCGATCAAAGTTAATAACTTTCAAAGCCCGAGGAAAAAAATTGTGATCCTTGAGAAAAGTCAATGACAAGCAAAATAATGTTACAGGAGATTGATATCCAGAAAGGAGAAAATATTGGGAGGATTTCATATACATTTGTAATAGAATTTGATAATATCAATATGCGCTGCTAGATGTAAGAAAGTTATATCTTGTTAGGAACAATTAATTGATTTACAGCCTCTTCCATTATATATTTAACATCTCAAAACTTGTTCAAGAGTATATTACAAGTAAAAATAGAAAGCATTTAATTTACATAATTATGGAAGGTCTAAGGACAATTGGGTTACTATTGTTTACAAGATGAAGTTAgactacatacatgcatacaagaTGGTATGATTCAACCCTTAGGCAGACTTCTTTTTTGAGGGAAACACTTTCATGTAGACTTCAATCTGTCCACCCGATAAGTCCTCTGTAACAGTTGCAGAAATACAAAGAAGAAacacaaattgaagtgtaaAGTGTTACCATAATGAaaagaaaccaaaaaagagaaaaaaaaaagaaagaagaagaaacagaaaagaTCCCATACTCACCAGAAGGGTGTATATTTCATCTAGAAGAGGCTGAAGCATTTTTACCAAGTTCATGATATCTTCTTTCAGAGCATCATAGTCTTGCCCTTCGCCCATCAGCAAGCTGATGAAGAATTCCCTCTCTGGAACGAGCTTCAAGGCTACCTGTTCATTTGCAACTTTGGTTGAGgagatcatcatcaagaaatAACTACTGGACACTACATCCTGAAGACCAATTACAGTATCCAATGTCTTCTGAAAATTCAACATTTGATCGTAGTCTTTCATTCATCATATGTTTTCCTCAACAGAGTCCAGACTGTGTGTCCACATTGGACATGTTATGAATGCTAAAAACAATTTTCTAAATGCAATTCAAGGGGAAAATAAGACCTTAAACCCTAATAACATGAAGTTCGAGTTGATGAAAGAGTGATTTCGGATGAATAGAACTTAGGAAGTGAGCATGCTAGCAAGTTTCCTTAAGAGATTTTAAGGTCAGGTGCAGCATCTGAGACGAGTTTTCTGCTACAAATCTTTGAACTCGAATTAGTTAGTCCAGTCTTCTCTTTGAGTGATATCAAATGATTTGATCACATAGCCAAACCGTTTCCATGACTAAGCTACTGCCAGTTTCAGACCAAACAATAGTTTCTTATTGTTCAGCATAGATTataaacagatttttttttcttttttttttttttgtattttgatgcaaCTGATGACATTGAATGGAGAGAGGTTAGGCTGTTAGGAGCAAACAAACAAAATGTCAAAAGATGCCAAATTCGAAGAGCTGCTGGAAACAGTTAAGCAGCAAACAATCTCAAACATGAATCTTAAAGTTCTTAACCAACTGGAATTGTCAAATTAAGCATTTATGAGGTCTCGACCCATAATCATGCAATGCACCAATGACAACTGAAATTTGACAACATAGAGACACTGAACAACTACATGTGCAAGCTCAATTTGGATTTATGTTTATAAATATGCAAATCATGGGATAAAAAtgttttcattaaaaataagaGAGACTAGGAAACAGTAATTGCAGAAATGAAGACCTTGAAACACTTGACATAGTTGGATGGAGCACCACCAAATTAGGTAAGAAGTCTCTTTGTCAAAGTTTGATGACACAATGATGCTGAAGTATGCCATTTGTTTTCCTCATATCCCTAGAGCTAATCTAGTAGTGTAGATGAATGTACATGGAATCAACAAGTGATGGACGCAAATTATGTGTTGTACAGTGCTGTCCTTTATGAGAATATCTTGTATAATACTTACTTTTTGTTCTTAACCAACCATTCATATTAAGAAAGCAGCAACAATTGAGTGAGATAGAATACTCTGTAAGCTGCAGATGATATCCAACCATGCCATGGCTTTAATGTGTTCTTGTATGCTTCTTCTACTACTTGTTCAAAACTCGAGTTAGGATCCTTCTCCAATTTTCCCAACAAAGTTACTCCGAAATCAATGGACCTGATGCCACCAAGTAGTCTTATAAATAAGAACAAGGGGACATAGGAATAA encodes the following:
- the LOC103713796 gene encoding dirigent protein 21-like, which codes for MAWFPRGLSLPFSTISFILFCSMAVSVSTADLFEEFKHPSEKKTHLHLYLHDIVAGGNFTTVRAVTANASLPPSFGDLIVLDDPLTAGPSPTSKLLGRAQGFCAFASQQARHPALALAMNLVFAAGKYKGSTLTILGRNPPLQTTREMPVVGGSGRFRMARGYAIAKTFSFNTTSGDSVVEYNLYVLHY